A stretch of the Elephas maximus indicus isolate mEleMax1 chromosome 3, mEleMax1 primary haplotype, whole genome shotgun sequence genome encodes the following:
- the MINDY1 gene encoding ubiquitin carboxyl-terminal hydrolase MINDY-1 isoform X1, with translation MEHHKPEQPTSAEARTTEAVTPENHEVLSGPEEHPQDKDAGDANGAAGEQEPALLPAQGLENLESPPPEAGFSQVEPAHGTQTEVETVGACPTPQGLPQSPRARQPELDFYCVKWIPWKEERTPIITQSTNGPCPLLAIMNILFLQWKVKLPPQKEVITSDELMAHLGDCLLSIKPQEKSEGLQLNFQQNVDDAMTVLPKLATGLDVNVRFTGVSDFEYTPECSVFDLLGIPLYHGWLVDPQSPEAVSAVGKLSYNQLVEKIITCKHSSDTNLVTEGLIAEQFLETTAAQLTYHGLCELTAAAKEGELSVFFRNNHFSTMTKHKSHLYLLVTDQGFLQEEQVVWESLHNVDGDSCFCDSDFHLSHSPAKGSGAEGGSGSPEKQRQVDQDYLIALSLQQQQPQGTSGLSDLELAQQLQQEEYQQQQVVQPVQTRAPSSQGLHPLPGLMDDQLLNPIQGRGATSGRPAGERRQRPKQESDCVLL, from the exons ATGGAGCACCACAAACCTGAGCAGCCAACCTCTGCTGAAGCCAGGACTACAGAGGCAGTCACCCCTGAAAATCATGAGGTTCTGTCAGGACCAGAGGAGCACCCTCAGGACAAGGATGCTGGAGATGCTAATGGGGCGGCTGGAGAACAAGAACCAGCTTTGCTGCCTGCCCAGGGCCTGGAGAACCTCGAGTCCCCTCCACCTGAAGCTGGCTTTAGCCAAGTGGAGCCAGCCCATGGGACTCAGACTGAGGTAGAGACCGTGGGGGCATGTCCCACGCCCCAGGGGCTTCCACAATCCCCCAGGGCCCGACAGCCTGAGCTAGATTTCTACTGTGTAAAGTGGATCCCCTGGAAGGAAGAGCGAACACCCATCATCACCCAGAGCACAAATGGCCCTTGCCCTCTCCTTGCCATCATGAACATCCTCTTTCTTCAGTGGAAG GTGAAGCTGCCCCCTCAgaaggaagtgatcacatcagatGAGCTGATGGCCCATCTTG GAGACTGTCTCCTGTCCATCAAGCCCCAGGAGAAGTCAGAGGGACTTCAGCTTAATTTTCAGCAG AATGTGGATGATGCAATGACAGTGCTGCCCAAACTGGCTACAGGTCTGGATGTCAATGTGCGATTCACAGGGGTCTCTGATTTTGAGTATACACCTGAGTGCAGTGTCTTTGACCTGCTAGGCATACCTCTGTACCATGGCTGGCTCGTTGATCCACAG AGTCCTGAGGCTGTGAGCGCAGTTGGGAAACTGAGTTACAACCAGCTGGTAGAAAAGATCATCACTTGCAAGCACTCCAGTGACACCAACCTCGTGACAGAAG GCCTGATTGCTGAGCAGTTCCTGGAGACCACTGCAGCCCAGCTGACCTACCATGGACTGTGTGAGCTAACGGCAGCTGCCAAGGAGGGTGAACTGAGCGTCTTTTTCCGAAACAACCACTTTAGCACTATGACTAAGCACAAG AGCCACCTGTACCTACTGGTCACCGACCAGGGCTTTCTCCAGGAGGAGCAAGTGGTATGGGAGAGCCTGCATAACGTGGATGGAGACAGCTGCTTTTGTGATTCCGACTTTCACCTGAGTCATTCCCCGGCCAAGGGCTCTGGAGCAGAAGGTGGGAGTGGCTCCCCCGAAAAGCAGCGGCAGGTAGACCAG gactACCTGATTGCCTTGTCACTACAGCAGCAGCAGCCACAAGGCACATCAGGTCTCAGTGACCTGGAGCTGGCCCAGCAACTTCAGCAAGAGGAGTATCAGCAGCAGCAAGTGGTCCAGCCTGTGCAGACGCGAGCCCCGTCATCACAG GGTCTTCATCCTCTCCCAGGGCTGATGGATGACCAACTGTTAAATCCAATACAGGGGAGAGGAGCCACATCTGGACGCCCAGCTGGAGAGCGTCGGCAGAGGCCGAAGCAGGAGTCAGACTGTGTTCTCCTATAG
- the MINDY1 gene encoding ubiquitin carboxyl-terminal hydrolase MINDY-1 isoform X2: MEHHKPEQPTSAEARTTEAVTPENHEVLSGPEEHPQDKDAGDANGAAGEQEPALLPAQGLENLESPPPEAGFSQVEPAHGTQTEVETVGACPTPQGLPQSPRARQPELDFYCVKWIPWKEERTPIITQSTNGPCPLLAIMNILFLQWKVKLPPQKEVITSDELMAHLGDCLLSIKPQEKSEGLQLNFQQNVDDAMTVLPKLATGLDVNVRFTGVSDFEYTPECSVFDLLGIPLYHGWLVDPQSPEAVSAVGKLSYNQLVEKIITCKHSSDTNLVTEGLIAEQFLETTAAQLTYHGLCELTAAAKEGELSVFFRNNHFSTMTKHKSHLYLLVTDQGFLQEEQVVWESLHNVDGDSCFCDSDFHLSHSPAKGSGAEGGSGSPEKQRQVDQDYLIALSLQQQQPQGTSGLSDLELAQQLQQEEYQQQQVVQPVQTRAPSSQGRGATSGRPAGERRQRPKQESDCVLL, translated from the exons ATGGAGCACCACAAACCTGAGCAGCCAACCTCTGCTGAAGCCAGGACTACAGAGGCAGTCACCCCTGAAAATCATGAGGTTCTGTCAGGACCAGAGGAGCACCCTCAGGACAAGGATGCTGGAGATGCTAATGGGGCGGCTGGAGAACAAGAACCAGCTTTGCTGCCTGCCCAGGGCCTGGAGAACCTCGAGTCCCCTCCACCTGAAGCTGGCTTTAGCCAAGTGGAGCCAGCCCATGGGACTCAGACTGAGGTAGAGACCGTGGGGGCATGTCCCACGCCCCAGGGGCTTCCACAATCCCCCAGGGCCCGACAGCCTGAGCTAGATTTCTACTGTGTAAAGTGGATCCCCTGGAAGGAAGAGCGAACACCCATCATCACCCAGAGCACAAATGGCCCTTGCCCTCTCCTTGCCATCATGAACATCCTCTTTCTTCAGTGGAAG GTGAAGCTGCCCCCTCAgaaggaagtgatcacatcagatGAGCTGATGGCCCATCTTG GAGACTGTCTCCTGTCCATCAAGCCCCAGGAGAAGTCAGAGGGACTTCAGCTTAATTTTCAGCAG AATGTGGATGATGCAATGACAGTGCTGCCCAAACTGGCTACAGGTCTGGATGTCAATGTGCGATTCACAGGGGTCTCTGATTTTGAGTATACACCTGAGTGCAGTGTCTTTGACCTGCTAGGCATACCTCTGTACCATGGCTGGCTCGTTGATCCACAG AGTCCTGAGGCTGTGAGCGCAGTTGGGAAACTGAGTTACAACCAGCTGGTAGAAAAGATCATCACTTGCAAGCACTCCAGTGACACCAACCTCGTGACAGAAG GCCTGATTGCTGAGCAGTTCCTGGAGACCACTGCAGCCCAGCTGACCTACCATGGACTGTGTGAGCTAACGGCAGCTGCCAAGGAGGGTGAACTGAGCGTCTTTTTCCGAAACAACCACTTTAGCACTATGACTAAGCACAAG AGCCACCTGTACCTACTGGTCACCGACCAGGGCTTTCTCCAGGAGGAGCAAGTGGTATGGGAGAGCCTGCATAACGTGGATGGAGACAGCTGCTTTTGTGATTCCGACTTTCACCTGAGTCATTCCCCGGCCAAGGGCTCTGGAGCAGAAGGTGGGAGTGGCTCCCCCGAAAAGCAGCGGCAGGTAGACCAG gactACCTGATTGCCTTGTCACTACAGCAGCAGCAGCCACAAGGCACATCAGGTCTCAGTGACCTGGAGCTGGCCCAGCAACTTCAGCAAGAGGAGTATCAGCAGCAGCAAGTGGTCCAGCCTGTGCAGACGCGAGCCCCGTCATCACAG GGGAGAGGAGCCACATCTGGACGCCCAGCTGGAGAGCGTCGGCAGAGGCCGAAGCAGGAGTCAGACTGTGTTCTCCTATAG